A genomic window from Pseudanabaena yagii GIHE-NHR1 includes:
- a CDS encoding glycosyltransferase family 2 protein, which yields MKITVAVPTYRRSKDLARCLAALKVQIRSVDELWIIVRDTDEETRTFLQNFDIESLPLQIATVTTVGVVAAMNIGLESASGDIIAFTDDDAAPHSDWLERIEAYFLSDPNVAGVGGRDWVYHGTELEDGAEPIVGKLQWFGRLIGNHHIGTGQEREVDVLKGVNMSFRRTSIQNLRFDQRMRGTGAQVHFEVMFCLKLKQRGWKLIYDSQIGVDHFRGDRFDEDQRDQFNHIAVVNAVHNETLSLLEYLPLVGRLAFLGWAIAIGTRDARGLLQWLRFLPKEGKVSGQKLWACWQGRWEGWQTWRKSQ from the coding sequence ATGAAGATAACTGTAGCTGTCCCAACTTATCGCCGTTCTAAGGATTTAGCGCGTTGCTTAGCAGCATTAAAAGTGCAAATTCGTTCAGTGGATGAGCTGTGGATTATTGTACGTGATACCGATGAAGAGACTCGGACATTTTTGCAGAATTTTGATATAGAATCTCTGCCCTTACAGATTGCGACGGTGACTACGGTGGGGGTAGTTGCGGCAATGAATATCGGTCTAGAATCTGCCTCTGGCGATATTATTGCTTTTACCGATGATGATGCTGCACCGCATTCTGATTGGTTAGAACGGATCGAAGCTTATTTTCTATCAGATCCGAATGTTGCTGGGGTAGGTGGTCGTGATTGGGTTTATCATGGCACAGAATTGGAGGATGGAGCAGAGCCTATAGTCGGTAAACTGCAATGGTTTGGACGTTTGATTGGAAATCATCATATTGGTACTGGTCAAGAGAGAGAAGTAGATGTTCTCAAGGGCGTAAATATGAGCTTTCGACGTACATCAATTCAAAACTTACGCTTTGATCAAAGGATGCGTGGTACGGGTGCTCAAGTTCATTTTGAAGTAATGTTCTGTCTAAAACTTAAGCAACGAGGTTGGAAACTGATTTATGATTCCCAAATTGGTGTAGATCATTTCCGAGGCGATCGCTTTGATGAAGATCAGCGCGATCAATTTAATCATATTGCAGTAGTCAACGCAGTTCATAACGAAACCTTATCCCTATTAGAATATTTACCTTTAGTTGGACGTTTGGCATTTTTAGGATGGGCGATCGCAATTGGTACAAGAGATGCGAGAGGTTTATTACAATGGCTGCGGTTTTTACCAAAGGAAGGGAAAGTGTCAGGGCAAAAATTATGGGCTTGTTGGCAAGGACGTTGGGAAGGTTGGCAAACTTGGCGAAAATCTCAATAA
- a CDS encoding VOC family protein, whose translation MESLFSTQGIMVMLLGAYAVAMWMFLTSAPKVHTIMVSDLDQARYFYEGELKLPIADVPLHYYYGYEYGMGAPADPIYIPATARTAKSKYSADMEGAWYQLKKNVQLHIVPGANTTDSNRSRHICFNRDCVEQLLLQIQIKGIKHKVRSEKPLNFLVKDPDGQVIEIAEVIS comes from the coding sequence ATGGAGTCACTGTTTTCTACTCAAGGCATCATGGTTATGCTGCTCGGTGCATACGCTGTTGCCATGTGGATGTTTCTCACCAGCGCACCAAAAGTACATACGATCATGGTTTCTGACCTCGATCAAGCGCGATATTTTTATGAAGGCGAGTTGAAATTACCGATCGCCGATGTGCCGCTACATTACTACTATGGCTATGAATACGGCATGGGTGCACCTGCTGATCCTATTTATATCCCTGCCACGGCACGAACCGCTAAGTCTAAATATTCAGCAGACATGGAAGGCGCATGGTATCAACTAAAGAAGAATGTGCAACTGCATATCGTTCCAGGAGCAAATACCACAGATTCCAATCGCAGTCGGCATATTTGTTTTAATCGCGACTGTGTAGAACAACTCTTGTTGCAAATTCAAATTAAAGGCATTAAGCACAAAGTCCGTAGCGAAAAGCCACTTAACTTTTTAGTCAAAGATCCTGATGGACAGGTAATTGAAATTGCTGAAGTCATCAGCTAA
- a CDS encoding bifunctional aminoglycoside phosphotransferase/ATP-binding protein, with amino-acid sequence MSLPPVIEQMLSPEFYDHPVTEPIQLLQTHISFVLLTGSYAYKVKKPMNFGFLDFSTLEKRKYFCEEELRLNRRLAPELYLSVLPIVETDGKYRFDHTGKGTPVEYAIAMPEFSQEDLLIEMFASGRLTADHVKQIGEQLAAFHQQAATNDHINTFGTAEAVRAVANDNYASTEKYVGLAQTEEQLAQTRAYTEKFFAENVALFSDRIAKGKVRECHGDVHLKNICLYQDKIQIFDCIEFNEPFRNSDVLYDAAFLLMDLQFRGRRDLANIFLNTYLERTGDYEGAVLLPLHCSMRAYIRAKVTSFLLDDPNIPADVKANAQAEAAAYYKLAWEYTQPKQGKVIIMSGVSGSGKSTTARAIASEQDAIYLRSDAIRKQIAGIGLMERGSDDIYTPEMTAKTYGRLAELGALLASKGFTVILDAKYDRISLRSQAIAAAQSQNIPVEIIYCTAPVEVLQQRLRDRAAANNNIADATVDLLASQQAAFEDFTAEELVLVKKS; translated from the coding sequence ATGTCTTTACCGCCAGTTATTGAGCAGATGCTCTCGCCTGAGTTTTACGATCATCCTGTCACAGAGCCAATCCAGCTTTTGCAAACCCATATTTCCTTTGTATTACTCACAGGCAGCTATGCCTATAAGGTCAAGAAACCGATGAATTTTGGGTTCTTAGATTTTTCTACCTTAGAGAAGCGCAAATATTTCTGTGAGGAAGAACTGCGGCTCAATCGTCGTCTTGCGCCTGAGCTATATCTCTCTGTTCTACCGATTGTCGAAACCGATGGCAAATATCGCTTTGATCACACTGGTAAGGGAACACCTGTGGAATATGCGATCGCCATGCCAGAGTTCTCACAAGAGGATTTATTGATTGAGATGTTTGCCTCGGGGCGTTTGACGGCTGACCATGTAAAACAAATTGGTGAGCAGCTAGCGGCATTTCATCAACAGGCGGCGACTAATGACCATATCAATACTTTTGGGACAGCCGAGGCAGTTCGCGCTGTGGCAAATGATAACTATGCTTCTACGGAGAAATATGTTGGTCTTGCTCAAACTGAGGAGCAACTAGCTCAAACCCGTGCCTATACTGAAAAATTCTTTGCTGAAAATGTTGCCTTATTTAGCGATCGCATTGCTAAGGGGAAAGTGCGTGAATGTCATGGCGATGTCCATTTAAAAAATATCTGTCTCTATCAAGACAAAATCCAGATTTTTGATTGTATCGAGTTTAATGAGCCATTCCGTAATAGTGATGTACTCTACGATGCGGCTTTTCTATTAATGGATTTACAATTTCGCGGCAGAAGGGATCTCGCCAATATTTTCCTGAATACTTATTTGGAACGAACGGGTGATTATGAAGGAGCAGTACTGCTACCTCTGCATTGCAGTATGCGAGCCTATATTCGCGCCAAAGTGACATCCTTCCTCCTCGATGATCCGAACATTCCTGCAGATGTGAAAGCGAATGCTCAAGCGGAAGCTGCTGCATATTACAAACTTGCGTGGGAATATACGCAACCCAAACAGGGCAAGGTGATCATCATGTCAGGTGTGTCTGGTTCTGGCAAAAGTACAACCGCTAGAGCGATCGCCTCTGAGCAAGATGCTATTTATTTGCGATCGGATGCCATTCGTAAGCAAATTGCAGGAATTGGTCTAATGGAGCGTGGTAGTGATGACATTTACACTCCAGAAATGACTGCAAAAACCTATGGCAGGTTAGCGGAGTTAGGTGCATTGTTAGCTAGCAAAGGCTTTACAGTGATTCTCGATGCTAAATACGATCGCATTAGTTTACGCAGTCAAGCGATCGCTGCTGCCCAATCTCAAAACATCCCTGTAGAAATCATTTATTGCACTGCGCCTGTGGAGGTTTTGCAGCAACGTTTACGCGATCGGGCTGCGGCAAATAATAACATCGCTGATGCAACGGTCGATCTATTAGCTAGTCAGCAAGCCGCTTTTGAAGACTTCACGGCTGAAGAGTTGGTCTTGGTGAAGAAAAGCTAG
- a CDS encoding TIGR02652 family protein, producing MRIVNSAQQYPIFGSEIKCPHCRQIIPALILTDTYLCPRHGAFEVSSNGKDLVHLQSDRQWRLWNDEWYRQHTHPDGIRFEIHENIDRLYTQGYRAIKVTIAHRYIDLVSPYLETSAIGSNIQRLYGLNVEFSPPEEEEPRWGIINFELEKELGTPKGYPYFRSF from the coding sequence ATGAGGATAGTTAACTCGGCACAGCAATATCCGATCTTTGGTTCTGAGATTAAATGTCCCCACTGTCGGCAGATTATTCCCGCGCTGATTTTGACAGATACCTATCTCTGCCCAAGACATGGTGCTTTTGAAGTTAGTTCTAATGGCAAAGATTTAGTACATTTGCAATCCGATCGCCAATGGCGACTATGGAATGATGAATGGTATCGGCAACATACCCATCCCGACGGCATCAGGTTTGAGATCCATGAAAATATAGATCGGCTATATACCCAAGGTTATCGCGCGATCAAAGTCACGATCGCTCACCGTTATATAGATCTCGTTAGTCCCTACCTTGAGACTAGTGCGATCGGCTCTAATATTCAACGTTTATATGGATTAAACGTTGAGTTTAGTCCTCCCGAAGAGGAAGAACCACGCTGGGGAATAATTAACTTTGAGCTAGAAAAAGAACTTGGAACACCTAAAGGTTATCCATACTTTCGTTCTTTTTAA
- a CDS encoding ATP-binding protein codes for MLKANPKAAWGTIASRTNHAEKYLRWFVDFCPAAIAMFDCELNYVLVSQPWVKMLGIPRLKLIGTNIYKSLPISLSYRRGLERCLIGGQMHYSTEVEITDRGGLITKYQLVVQPWYNDDGSAGGIIVASYAMGDCQSATLKRRLQEEIAERQYFEDAFTKIGTALESTNDGICITDDLGQPIYLNSAFSELFAYNLPNLQNPTEFEALFTDPQIAKAIHAAVMHGGTWSGELELRDRDRKHIPISLRVNPVKSPNGSVIGMTYVCTNISDRKAAEAEINKSFAALGATLEATADSILVLDAIGNIIICNQKFVDMWRIPSHIFTSDDAHILQYVTERIKSSQYLHNFGKHLSSDQNSFEIVELEDGRTLECYSQPQNILNSCAGRVWSLRDITERLAAEAIVKASEEKYRLQAEKLESALQNLKNTQAQLIQAEKMSGLGQLVAGIAHEINNPVNFIYGNLTYADNYTQDLLSLIETYRNQYPHPNQVIQDKLEEIDIDFLVTDFVKLISSIKVGAERIQQIVKSLNKFSRSDESGCKYVDIHEGIDSTLMILQSRLKANSHRPEIVIKKHYGNLPAICCYAGQLNQVFMNLLTNAIDALEEDNQANGNWQVMDDKPQWIRKDGKVSIISITTEVQNGDQSCDRLIVKIADNGKGIPQELRNRLFDLFFTTKPVGKGTGLGLSLAYQIVTENHGGKLSFNSEIGKGTEFVIEIPLKQPKAI; via the coding sequence ATGCTAAAGGCTAACCCAAAGGCTGCATGGGGAACGATCGCAAGTCGTACTAATCATGCAGAAAAATATCTACGGTGGTTTGTTGATTTCTGCCCAGCAGCGATCGCGATGTTTGACTGCGAGCTTAACTATGTATTAGTCAGTCAGCCTTGGGTCAAAATGCTGGGAATCCCTCGTCTCAAGCTCATTGGCACAAATATCTATAAATCTTTACCGATCTCATTAAGTTATCGACGCGGTTTAGAGCGTTGTCTCATTGGTGGACAAATGCATTACTCGACTGAGGTCGAGATTACTGATCGGGGTGGTTTGATTACCAAATATCAGCTTGTAGTTCAACCTTGGTACAACGATGATGGTTCGGCGGGTGGCATCATTGTTGCGAGTTATGCCATGGGCGATTGTCAGTCAGCGACTCTGAAACGACGTTTACAAGAAGAAATTGCTGAGCGGCAATATTTTGAAGATGCCTTTACCAAAATTGGGACAGCACTTGAAAGCACAAACGATGGTATTTGTATTACAGATGACTTAGGGCAGCCAATTTATCTCAATTCTGCCTTTAGTGAATTATTTGCATATAACTTACCTAACCTCCAGAATCCTACAGAGTTTGAGGCGTTATTTACTGATCCACAAATTGCGAAAGCGATCCATGCGGCGGTGATGCATGGAGGTACTTGGTCAGGGGAATTGGAACTGCGCGATCGCGATCGGAAGCATATTCCCATTAGCTTAAGGGTCAATCCTGTCAAAAGCCCTAATGGCTCAGTAATTGGCATGACCTATGTTTGCACCAATATTAGCGATCGCAAAGCTGCGGAAGCGGAGATTAACAAAAGCTTTGCAGCCTTGGGAGCCACCCTTGAGGCAACTGCGGATAGCATCTTAGTACTTGATGCGATCGGCAATATTATTATTTGCAATCAAAAATTTGTTGATATGTGGCGCATCCCCAGTCACATTTTTACATCCGATGATGCCCATATTCTGCAATATGTCACCGAACGAATTAAATCTTCCCAATATCTCCATAATTTTGGCAAGCACCTGAGTAGTGACCAAAATAGTTTTGAAATTGTCGAGCTAGAGGATGGTAGAACCTTAGAATGTTATTCACAACCCCAAAATATTCTAAATAGTTGTGCAGGTAGAGTTTGGAGTCTACGCGATATCACGGAACGTCTAGCGGCAGAAGCGATAGTAAAAGCCTCTGAGGAAAAATATCGTCTGCAAGCAGAAAAACTAGAATCTGCTCTCCAGAATCTCAAGAATACGCAAGCTCAACTCATCCAAGCTGAGAAAATGTCAGGACTAGGACAACTAGTGGCGGGAATTGCCCATGAAATCAATAATCCTGTCAATTTCATCTATGGCAATCTTACCTATGCCGATAATTACACTCAGGATCTGCTGAGCTTGATTGAAACATATCGCAATCAATATCCCCATCCTAATCAGGTGATTCAAGACAAGTTAGAAGAGATTGATATTGATTTTCTGGTTACTGATTTTGTGAAGTTGATTAGTTCGATTAAAGTCGGTGCAGAAAGGATTCAGCAGATCGTTAAATCCTTAAATAAGTTCTCTCGCAGTGATGAATCTGGCTGTAAGTATGTCGATATTCACGAGGGAATTGACAGCACCTTGATGATTTTACAAAGTCGGCTCAAAGCAAATTCGCATCGTCCTGAAATCGTCATTAAAAAGCATTATGGTAACTTGCCTGCCATTTGCTGTTATGCAGGACAGCTCAATCAAGTCTTTATGAATCTATTAACTAATGCGATCGATGCCCTTGAGGAAGACAATCAGGCAAATGGAAATTGGCAGGTTATGGATGATAAACCGCAATGGATTAGAAAAGATGGTAAGGTTTCCATAATTTCTATTACAACGGAAGTTCAAAATGGTGATCAGTCTTGCGATCGCCTAATTGTTAAAATTGCCGATAATGGCAAGGGTATTCCCCAAGAACTACGCAATCGTTTATTTGATTTATTCTTTACAACCAAGCCTGTAGGTAAGGGCACAGGGCTAGGGCTATCCCTTGCCTATCAAATTGTCACGGAAAATCATGGCGGTAAGTTGTCCTTCAATTCTGAAATTGGTAAGGGGACAGAATTTGTCATTGAGATTCCGTTAAAACAACCAAAAGCCATATAG
- a CDS encoding ABC transporter permease, giving the protein MLIDRLSSVDELLQRIGARPDGNIWMVLVVDINDIESIVTDLQDTIEIFSECITASISGKSGARAVINDISKASEEYFLLWELDTWENNEWKIFDALRSRLDKGNKGGLLIISEQANNLMIHNAPNFVSWLGARIYYLQKDAEILSDEECDRRLAALQEWTGKTNDDVIALAENRQLPTDPEYGEWLILLDRGDLLERQK; this is encoded by the coding sequence GTGTTAATCGATAGACTGTCTTCCGTAGATGAATTATTACAAAGAATTGGGGCGCGACCAGATGGAAATATCTGGATGGTTCTTGTTGTTGATATTAATGATATAGAATCGATAGTTACGGACTTACAAGATACTATTGAGATTTTCAGTGAATGTATTACGGCTAGCATATCTGGTAAATCTGGTGCAAGAGCTGTAATTAATGATATTAGCAAAGCATCAGAAGAATATTTTTTGCTATGGGAATTAGATACTTGGGAAAATAACGAATGGAAAATCTTCGATGCTTTGAGAAGTCGATTGGATAAAGGTAATAAAGGTGGATTGCTTATAATTTCTGAGCAAGCTAATAATTTAATGATACATAATGCCCCTAATTTTGTGAGTTGGTTAGGTGCAAGAATATATTATTTGCAAAAAGATGCAGAAATACTGAGTGATGAAGAATGCGATCGCCGTCTAGCAGCACTACAAGAATGGACTGGCAAAACTAATGATGATGTAATTGCTTTAGCGGAAAATCGTCAACTTCCAACCGATCCAGAATATGGGGAGTGGCTAATTTTACTTGATCGAGGTGACTTGCTTGAGCGACAAAAATAA
- a CDS encoding DUF3598 family protein, whose amino-acid sequence MRSQWECLLQNLGCWQGSFARLSPQGEILEDIPSETSLELKEDQQTMHQVVRRFYDGQPQDLVLEYRTLNKSIILFENGAFSQGSIQFSPVAEFGAELGLIYGDRRLRIIPLYDKTSKLQQFTLIREHLPHSNTPERPPLTLDALLGKWEGEAITLSPDWLTPEVTPTVTEWRRDGDRAIMSLQMPTIAGTQTITSIAHIDPHNPQILRFEQNPISIQTLFLPDGSSLTCPETIIPRQPFRLSISWLLETNLHQRMIRAYNPQGGWENLTLVTERKVG is encoded by the coding sequence ATGCGATCGCAATGGGAATGTTTACTTCAAAATCTTGGCTGTTGGCAAGGTTCTTTTGCTCGACTATCACCACAGGGCGAAATATTAGAAGATATTCCCAGTGAAACTAGCTTAGAACTGAAAGAAGATCAGCAAACAATGCATCAAGTCGTGCGTCGCTTTTATGATGGACAGCCACAGGACTTAGTATTGGAATATCGCACCTTAAATAAAAGCATAATTCTATTTGAAAATGGAGCTTTCTCTCAGGGATCAATTCAGTTTTCTCCAGTTGCAGAATTTGGGGCAGAGTTGGGCTTAATCTATGGCGATCGCCGTTTACGCATAATTCCTCTGTATGACAAAACTAGCAAACTACAACAGTTCACACTGATTCGTGAACATCTGCCCCATAGCAACACACCCGAACGTCCCCCTTTAACTCTTGATGCGTTATTAGGCAAGTGGGAAGGTGAAGCGATTACTCTTTCGCCCGATTGGTTAACACCAGAAGTAACACCAACGGTAACGGAATGGAGACGTGATGGCGATCGCGCAATCATGTCTTTGCAAATGCCCACAATAGCGGGTACACAGACAATTACTTCAATTGCTCACATCGATCCTCACAATCCACAGATTTTAAGATTTGAGCAAAACCCTATATCTATCCAGACCTTGTTTTTACCTGACGGTTCTTCTCTAACCTGTCCTGAAACAATCATTCCCCGTCAGCCATTTCGCTTATCTATATCTTGGTTATTAGAAACAAACCTCCACCAAAGGATGATTCGAGCTTATAACCCGCAGGGGGGATGGGAAAATCTGACATTAGTGACTGAGCGCAAAGTGGGGTAG
- a CDS encoding DUF4436 family protein, which yields MADTTRKLLTKRIVIILICLALFVGAFSGALYFYQSDRTQKSANLLFGDDKEPNRMEVAVTLLGVDPIKGELNFRFASIPEGTYAAKEGRLAKELKFFTGIESGKAEVTLEKNRIPDPVTGSISIAKGKVSDYPFDEHSSDFFLFFSNPKDEKEEVPMALHFYGAIAGYNVDADYIPKTEFESSDSYIGLRVNVSRSVITKSFSIFLMFAMWLIGLVVFIMTMVVALQPRPIEFGMFTLIAGMLFALPAVRNLQPNVPPLGGLSDFLSFFWAESLVAVSLPILFFTWLTRYKKPS from the coding sequence ATGGCAGATACTACTCGCAAGCTTCTCACGAAGCGTATTGTCATTATCCTGATCTGTTTAGCACTATTTGTTGGGGCATTTTCGGGGGCGCTATATTTCTATCAAAGCGATCGCACCCAGAAATCAGCAAATTTGCTATTTGGTGATGATAAAGAACCAAATAGGATGGAAGTTGCTGTCACTTTATTAGGAGTTGATCCGATCAAAGGTGAACTAAATTTTCGTTTTGCGTCCATACCAGAAGGTACATATGCTGCTAAGGAAGGTCGCCTTGCTAAGGAGTTGAAATTTTTTACAGGAATTGAATCGGGAAAGGCTGAAGTCACCCTAGAGAAAAATCGTATTCCTGACCCAGTAACGGGTTCAATATCCATAGCCAAGGGCAAGGTGAGCGATTATCCTTTTGATGAACATAGTTCTGATTTCTTTCTGTTTTTCTCTAATCCCAAGGATGAGAAAGAAGAGGTTCCAATGGCACTACATTTCTATGGTGCGATCGCAGGCTATAACGTTGATGCTGATTATATTCCTAAAACTGAATTTGAATCTTCAGATAGCTATATTGGCTTGCGTGTCAATGTATCACGATCGGTCATCACTAAGTCTTTCTCCATTTTCTTAATGTTTGCCATGTGGTTGATTGGTTTAGTAGTCTTTATCATGACGATGGTAGTAGCTTTGCAACCTCGTCCCATTGAATTTGGGATGTTTACGCTCATTGCAGGTATGTTATTTGCTTTGCCTGCGGTACGAAACCTTCAGCCTAATGTTCCTCCCCTTGGTGGTTTAAGCGATTTTCTATCATTTTTCTGGGCAGAGTCATTAGTCGCAGTTTCACTACCAATTCTATTCTTCACTTGGCTAACACGCTATAAAAAGCCTAGCTAG
- the carA gene encoding glutamine-hydrolyzing carbamoyl-phosphate synthase small subunit, with the protein MATKQAAILVLADGTCYRGYAFGASGTAIGEVVFNTGMTGYQEVMTDPSYRGQIVTFTCPELGNTGVTPEDDESDRPQVRGVIARNITVVPSNWRSRQSLPDYLKAHNVVGITGIDTRALTRKLRSLGAMNGGISTEILDPEVLLAQVKAAPSMQGQNLAQEASTDRIYEWTEKTISEWEFVEPSQLTGEALTVVAIDFGVKRNILRRLASYGCRVIVVPADTPAEKILSYNPDGIFLSNGPGDPAAVTQGIETAKALLAADKPMFGICLGHQILGLSMGGDTFKLKFGHRGLNQPAQNQAENADRRVEITSQNHGFALTGESFEQSPAMLTHINLNDHTVAGLEHKNLPIFSVQYHPEASPGPHDADYLFERFVNSMREHKLSKQVAA; encoded by the coding sequence ATGGCAACAAAGCAAGCAGCGATTTTGGTCTTGGCGGATGGTACTTGTTACCGTGGCTATGCGTTTGGCGCGTCTGGAACCGCGATCGGCGAAGTGGTATTTAATACAGGTATGACTGGCTACCAAGAGGTAATGACCGATCCCAGCTACCGAGGACAAATTGTGACTTTTACCTGTCCTGAACTTGGTAATACGGGCGTAACGCCTGAAGATGATGAATCCGATCGTCCACAGGTGCGTGGTGTAATTGCGCGAAATATTACGGTAGTACCTAGCAATTGGCGATCGCGTCAGTCCTTACCTGATTACCTCAAGGCTCATAATGTTGTTGGTATTACGGGCATTGATACTCGTGCGCTCACCCGCAAACTGCGATCGCTCGGTGCAATGAATGGCGGTATCTCTACGGAAATCCTCGATCCTGAAGTGTTATTGGCTCAAGTAAAAGCAGCTCCTTCGATGCAAGGGCAGAACCTCGCGCAAGAAGCTTCCACCGATCGCATTTATGAATGGACAGAAAAAACCATCTCTGAATGGGAATTTGTGGAGCCATCACAGTTAACAGGTGAAGCCTTAACAGTTGTTGCGATCGACTTCGGCGTAAAGCGAAATATCTTGCGCCGACTTGCCAGCTATGGTTGCCGCGTGATCGTTGTTCCCGCCGACACCCCCGCCGAAAAGATTCTCTCTTACAACCCCGATGGCATCTTCCTATCCAACGGTCCTGGCGATCCTGCCGCCGTTACCCAAGGCATTGAAACCGCTAAGGCTTTGCTAGCTGCGGACAAACCAATGTTTGGAATTTGTCTAGGACACCAGATTTTAGGCTTATCGATGGGCGGGGACACCTTCAAGCTCAAATTTGGACATCGCGGACTCAATCAACCAGCCCAAAACCAAGCTGAAAATGCTGATCGCCGAGTGGAAATCACTAGCCAAAATCATGGTTTTGCGTTGACTGGAGAATCCTTTGAGCAATCTCCCGCGATGCTAACTCATATCAACCTCAATGATCATACTGTTGCAGGTTTAGAACATAAAAACCTACCCATTTTCTCGGTGCAATACCACCCAGAGGCAAGCCCCGGTCCTCACGATGCCGATTATTTATTCGAGCGTTTTGTGAATTCCATGCGCGAACATAAACTCTCTAAACAAGTCGCTGCTTAA
- a CDS encoding glycosyltransferase family 4 protein, producing the protein MRLCIVTHNIIKGDGQGRANYEIVLEAIRRGYHVTLVAINVSPKLQQNSQVKWVPISVKGFPTALLSNLVFTWQSRHWLQQHHHEFDLLQVYGCVTDYPADINAFHFVHSGWLRSPAHTWKLQKNLYGAYQWLFTALNAHWERKSYQMSKVLVAVSEGIKRELIDIGVNPNKIRVILNGVDVEEFVPEVRERSQFSLPENVTLALFAGDIRTNRKNLDTVLHGLVHVPDLHLAVVGNVTKSPYPQLASQLGLSERVHFLGYRRDIAEIMKAVDFFVFPSRYEPFGMVVSEAMATGLPVITTAISGVAEIVTPESGVVLNDSEDVIALADAMAKLASDRDLRSQMGQAARAIAEQHTWKSKAKIYVDLFEELHQGKA; encoded by the coding sequence ATGAGACTTTGTATTGTCACACATAATATTATTAAGGGTGATGGACAGGGGAGAGCTAATTATGAGATTGTTTTAGAAGCAATTCGACGTGGTTATCATGTCACTTTAGTTGCCATAAATGTGTCCCCTAAATTACAACAAAATAGCCAAGTTAAATGGGTTCCCATTTCCGTCAAGGGCTTTCCAACAGCACTGTTGAGTAATTTGGTTTTTACTTGGCAAAGTCGTCACTGGCTACAACAGCATCATCATGAGTTTGATTTGTTGCAGGTTTATGGTTGTGTGACTGACTACCCTGCCGACATCAATGCATTTCATTTTGTCCATAGTGGCTGGTTACGATCGCCTGCCCATACTTGGAAGTTACAAAAAAATCTGTATGGCGCATATCAGTGGTTATTTACGGCTCTAAATGCTCATTGGGAAAGAAAATCTTATCAAATGTCAAAAGTGTTAGTAGCTGTGTCTGAGGGGATTAAGCGAGAATTAATCGATATTGGGGTGAATCCAAATAAGATTCGAGTGATTTTGAATGGTGTCGATGTTGAGGAGTTTGTTCCTGAGGTAAGAGAAAGGAGTCAGTTCAGCTTGCCTGAGAATGTTACCTTAGCGCTATTTGCTGGTGATATTAGAACCAATCGCAAAAATCTGGATACAGTTTTGCATGGATTAGTTCATGTGCCTGATTTGCATCTCGCGGTAGTTGGGAATGTTACCAAAAGTCCCTATCCTCAACTTGCTAGTCAATTGGGGCTGAGTGAACGGGTGCATTTCTTAGGATATCGACGGGATATTGCGGAAATTATGAAGGCGGTTGATTTTTTTGTATTTCCGTCACGCTATGAGCCTTTTGGGATGGTTGTTAGTGAAGCAATGGCAACGGGATTACCTGTGATTACTACAGCGATATCAGGAGTTGCCGAAATCGTTACCCCTGAATCTGGAGTTGTTCTCAATGATTCTGAGGATGTTATTGCTTTAGCAGATGCTATGGCTAAGCTCGCTAGCGATCGCGATCTGAGATCGCAAATGGGGCAAGCGGCTAGGGCGATCGCAGAGCAACATACTTGGAAAAGTAAAGCCAAGATTTATGTTGATCTCTTTGAAGAATTACATCAAGGAAAAGCTTAA